The Anastrepha ludens isolate Willacy chromosome 2, idAnaLude1.1, whole genome shotgun sequence genome contains a region encoding:
- the LOC128862525 gene encoding uncharacterized protein LOC128862525, producing MAPRPLTSTAQPIIYTTHGRVCGQRRRTIYNDEYYSFDGIPYAKPPLGELRFKSPRPANPWVDVRICTTPPPKSVQFNRYTNRIEGSEDCLYLNIYAKELKSKEPLPVIVFIHGGGFTTGGACRQTWGPDYFMMANVVLVTIGYRLGALGFLHFPEPELEVPGNAGLKDIIMALEWLKSNYCRFNGDPTNVTLFGHSSGSMAVQLLITVPKCEGLFHKAILMSGFLLHIQDHPERIHQYVTHIGYRGVKDNKKILKYLCSLKAEKLCDLKFLVLDERDQGTGYIFFPCIENPSVPDAIITKNPLDMLADEDAWYHDIPLMMGSTTAESMVRYKYLTENPEVYKVFGERPEYLVPQEVSHYCDLTTQKKFAKKLIKMHLGEKSLNAAHVMEIINLLSYGFMYHPLHRLVNSRLIRSQAPTYLYRFDFDSPRFNLYRIKLCGPNVRGVCHADDLGYLFYMPESFKLERNSDELKIIKVMVDLLTSFAAVSDPNSMRLHPIHWYPRASCDTCQCFHISRTISFVEWPELEKCEQWDKLYMEFGLRFESQKAEELLTLPLGTIRGRQCKSIYDHNYYSFEGIPYAEPPLGDLRFRAPKPVAPWTDIKNCTQCASKPLQNNPLTNEVEGSEDCLYLNVYTKTLKSENPLPVMVFIYGGAYSIGEATRELYGPDYFMSEDVVLVTFNYRLCSLGFLSLADPTLQIPGNAGLKDQVLALKWVKTHISHFNGNPENVTIFGESAGAASVHLLMLSEQGNNLFKRGIAMSGCALNYWANMPQTNMAYRLAKFHGYTGENIDKAVFQYLNELEPNKLVVHSLLNEEEQRNLYMFAFAPIVEPYVAEGCVIPERPFNMLKKAWSNKLSMMIGGSSFEGLFLYKVVKSNPDIMKRFYNEPELLLPEEVRSAHDKKKNRKMGKKMLALYFGDEEPNDSAILKYLEILSYKLFWHDIHRTIMARLSFALAPTFLYRFDFDSPDFNLNRAKICGTDQVRGVAHADELSYLFYSRQSHKLLSNSAEYKTIRRLIGMWTAYAKSGDPDCDESNPIVWDAVSKYCNLRAMNIGNELEFKEIPEKEKLKVWADLYTGPSQLCGASSVTDYDWGKPIPTII from the exons atggccCCCCGACCATTAACTTCGACTGCCCAACCGATCATCTACACCACCCACGGTCGGGTGTGTGGCCAACGGCGAAGAACGATTTATAATGATGAATATTACAGCTTCGATGGCATACCTTATGCCAAGCCACCACTTGGCGAATTGCGTTTCAAATCACCACGACCAGCAAACCCTTGGGTGGATGTGCGCATTTGCACGACACCGCCGCCAAAATCGGTGCAGTTCAATCGCTACACCAATAGGATAGAGGGTTCTGAGGATTGTTTGTACTTGAATATATATGCAAAAGAG CTTAAATCCAAAGAACCTTTGCCGGTGATCGTTTTTATACATGGCGGTGGTTTTACGACTGGTGGTGCTTGTCGTCAAACTTGGGGTCCAGATTATTTTATGATGGCGAATGTAGTACTCGTAACTATTGGCTATCGCTTGGGAGCGCTTG GTTTCCTTCATTTCCCCGAACCGGAGTTGGAAGTGCCTGGTAATGCTGGACTTAAAGACATTATAATGGCTCTAGAATGGCTCAAATCAAATTACTGCAGATTTAATGGCGATCCCACAAATGTTACACTCTTTGGCCATAGTTCAGGCAGTATGGCAGTACAGTTACTCATTACGGTACCAAAATGCGAGGGACTATTTCACAAAGCAATTCTAATGTCCGGTTTTTTACTGCATATTCAAGATCACCCTGAACGCATCCATCAATATGTCACACACATTGGCTATAGGGGCGTAAAAGAtaacaaaaagattttaaaatatttatgctcACTTAAGGCGGAAAAACTGTGTGACTTGAAGTTTTTAGTACTAGATGAAAGAGATCAAGGTACCGGGTATATATTTTTCCCCTGCATAGAAAATCCAAGCGTGCCCGATgctataattacaaaaaatccaCTCGATATGTTAGCTGACGAGGATGCTTGGTATCATGACATTCCTTTGATGATGGGCTCTACCACTGCTGAGTCGATGGTGCGCTATAAGTATTTAACGGAAAATCCGGAGGTATATAAAGTATTTGGTGAACGTCCGGAATATTTGGTGCCGCAGGAAGTTTCGCATTATTGTGATTTGACGacgcaaaaaaaatttgcgaagaAACTCATCAAAATGCATTTGGGCGAGAAGAGTCTGAATGCGGCACATGTAATGGAAATTATAAAT CTTTTATCATACGGTTTCATGTACCATCCACTGCACCGCTTGGTGAATTCGCGTTTAATACGCTCACAAGCGCCTACATACCTCTATCGCTTCGATTTTGATTCGCCACGTTTCAATTTGTACCGCATAAAATTGTGTGGACCAAATGTGCGAGGAGTTTGCCATGCGGACGACCTTGGCTACTTATTTTACATGCCTGAGTCTTTTAAACTCGAACGGAATTCAGACGAACTCAAAATAATCAAAGTTATGGTTGATCTACTCACCTCTTTTGCCGCTGTTTCGGATCCCAATAGTATGCGATTACATCCCATCCATTGGTATCCGAGGGCATCATGTGATACATGCCAGTGTTTCCATATTAGTAGAACGATATCTTTTGTCGAGTGGCCCGAGCTGGAAAAATGTGAACAGTGGGATAAGCTTTACATGGAATTCGGTTTGAGGTT CGAATCTCAAAAGGCAGAAGAGCTTCTCACCCTGCCATTGGGCACAATTAGAGGCCGGCAATGCAAATCAATTTATGATCATAACTACTATAGCTTCGAAGGTATACCGTACGCAGAGCCACCGCTGGGCGATTTACGTTTTCGGGCACCAAAACCAGTCGCACCATGGACGGACATCAAAAACTGTACACAGTGTGCAAGTAAACCTTTGCAAAATAATCCTTTGACCAATGAAGTGGAGGGATCCGAAGATTGTCTGTACCTCAATGTTTATACGAAAACG CTGAAATCCGAAAATCCACTGCCTGTCATGGTCTTCATCTATGGTGGCGCTTATAGTATTGGTGAGGCCACACGAGAATTATATGGTCCCGATTATTTCATGAGCGAGGATGTTGTGTTGGTGACTTTTAACTATCGTCTCTGTTCCTTAG GTTTCCTCAGTCTCGCCGATCCCACGCTACAGATACCTGGTAACGCTGGTCTCAAAGATCAAGTGCTCGCTCTAAAATGggtaaaaacacatatttcaCATTTCAATGGTAATCCCGAAAATGTTACTATCTTTGGCGAAAGTGCCGGTGCCGCCTCAGTGCACTTGCTTATGCTCTCTGAGCAAGGGAACAACCTTTTTAAACGTGGCATAGCCATGTCTGGTTGTGCCCTAAATTATTGGGCGAATATGCCACAAACAAATATGGCATATCGTTTGGCGAAATTTCATGGTTACACGGGTGAAAACATCGATAAGGCTGTATTCCAATATCTAAATGAGCTCGAACCTAACAAGCTGGTCGTGCATTCGTTGTTGAACGAAGAGGAGCAACGCAACTTATACATGTTTGCTTTTGCTCCCATTGTTGAACCGTATGTGGCAGAGGGTTGTGTTATACCGGAGCGGCCTTTTAATATGCTGAAGAAAGCGTGGAGTAATAAATTGTCGATGATGATTGGTGGATCTTCCTTTGAGGGTCTGTTTCTGTATAAGGTCGTTAAGTCAAATCCGGATATAATGAAACGTTTCTACAATGAACCAGAATTGTTATTACCCGAGGAAGTGCGTAGTGCGCatgataaaaaaaagaataggaaaatgggTAAAAAAATGTTAGCGCTATACTTTGGTGACGAGGAACCCAACGACAGCGCGATCTTGAAATATTTAGAG ATCTTAAGCTATAAACTTTTTTGGCATGATATCCATCGCACCATTATGGCACGTCTAAGCTTTGCACTGGCGCCCACTTTCCTCTATCGTTTCGATTTCGATTCGCCGGATTTCAATTTGAACCGTGCCAAAATTTGCGGTACGGATCAAGTGCGTGGAGTTGCACATGCGGATGAATTgtcctatttattttattcgcgTCAATCACATAAGTTGCTTTCCAACTCAGCGGAGTATAAAACTATAAGACGTTTGATTGGCATGTGGACCGCCTATGCGAAGAGCGGCGATCCGGACTGCGACGAGTCAAATCCGATTGTATGGGATGCAGTGTCGAAGTACTGCAATTTGCGTGCAATGAATATAGGTAATGAGCTGGAGTTTAAGGAAATTCcagagaaagaaaaattaaaagtgtgGGCCGACTTATACACAGGTCCTTCACAATTGTGTGGAGCGTCCTCGGTGACGGACTACGATTGGGGCAAGCCGATACCtactataatataa